A stretch of DNA from Cottoperca gobio chromosome 18, fCotGob3.1, whole genome shotgun sequence:
ataTATAATGAGCTAAAAGCATCTGTTCCTCACACTCTGGTGAAAGGCTGCAGCCTGCTTGTGTCTTAGCGTTACAGCGATACAAAGAAAGGTAAAGATGGTGGAGAGACAGGTGTCTCTGAAAGCATGCTTTTAATTCACGGGGACTTCCTGCCTCTGGCTCAGAAATCATCTTCACTTGGCACAGATGGAGGGCAGTCTGGATGTGCACTCAACATCGTCCCAGCACTTCTTAACTGCAGCGACAAAAGAGTAAAtgctaaaaaacaaactgttcagTTTATCTTGATGCAGACAGATCACATCATAATGCTAATCATATCGTATAATATCAGCTTCACAGTTCTTTGCTCGAGAGTATTTAGACTCCTCTGATATTCGTCATTATGTCTTAATATCAGCACAATGTTATTTTACCTGTATAGTTCATTTGTAAACAGTTCTGCCTGCCTCTGCTGGGCTCTCCAGTGCACCAGTTGGTGTACTGGAAAGACGTCCCGTCGGACCAGAACCAGTAGTTCTCCTGGAGGAAGGAAGAGTCGATGGATGGGTGAGGTGGCTTTATTTAAAGGGATATATCGTGAAACAGTACACGGGTGTATTCAGACGGACGGTGTGAGAAGAATACTGCGTCAACATGTTTGAGTCGTGAGcttcataatataataatgttacagaaaactgaaaagatgtacattatattatattatatatcaagTATATGGAATAAAAAGCACAAATTCAAGTTATAAACACATAACTTATAATGCTGCACGATAACGTTGTACACAggataatatattgtatattattattattatttttaatgatacTTAGCATTTGCTcatattaatatacaaatgtaataataacattaattatgttattgtattataagtAATGTTACATAATGTTACAAACCGTATAACATATTAAGACAATAGAATATAATACAGCatagaatataaaacacaatataaagtgAAATGTAGTAATAAAGTCTGCATATAATATTctgatataatatgtagtacAGCGGTGTAgtatagaatataaaatatagtgTGAGCatagtataaaaaataaatatagtataatatattctaaaaaaaaagtatattcaATTTATTTGGTGTGCAGTATTTgcaacttaaataaataaaataatatagtatacgatgtgtatatatataaatatatatatatatatatatatatatatataaatataataataaataaagtacctcttgtaatataatataatatatgatggATATCATAATACTAAATATACCtcttgtaatataatatagtatacaatgtatatataaatataattataataataataataaataaaatacttgttCTCCATCAGAGCCTCCGATCCATGTCTGTTCTTGCTTGTAGCTGGCTCTCAGCACCAGCGTCTGGAGCGTGTGGTACTCCGTCAGGCTGTGCACGGACGCCAGGTTCCCCCCCAGCGATTGGCAGTTTCtctgcaggagacacacagatagtCAGAAGAAGAGGCCGAGCAACGAAAGGTGCACGTGCAGACGAGTCCCAGCATCACCTCGGCTTGAGCCCAGGACAGAAGCTGTGGGACGTAGTAGAAGTAGCGTCTGTTGAACTCAGTCCAGCGTCCGGAGCCCAATGTGGACCGCTTCACCAGGTGACTCTTCACTGAGGACAGACAGTTCACGTCTCCACTTAAAGTCTTTACATGTagaacttttatttaaatctatttattttgatgGCATGAAGATGATACATCATATTATAACCATAAGTTAATATAATGTTAATAACATAAGATAACTTAAATGAAcgtaaaacaatacaacatgatacatgaaaaaataacacaacacaaaataatatgaCATAGAATAAGTCTATACAACGCATTGCAcgataaaaaaagaacataacatataaataaatatgaaataacatttgttaatatatcataatataacgTTATGCATTGTAAAATAACATACGATAAAATTACAACATAAATAACACAATGCAcgataaaataacaatataaaataaaataacattaaacaaCACAATTAATATACATAACATcatacaacaaaaaacaataatataataacattaacaatatgAGTAATAGTGACACAAAGCAGTTTTTATGTGTTGCTCACCTATTTGCCCATTTTCAGGTGTTTCCTCTGGAACAGCTAGAAAGTTTGACACTTCAGTTATTAACTTTGTTAATTGACAATAAATACACCtgtaatactttatatacatatatatagagacatatatatatatatatatataaatgtagaaatatatataatactcaCCAGCCGCTGTTGCCAGAGCCATCACGGCACAGACGAGTGCCGACACATACATCGTCTTCATGATGGAGAGTTTGTTCAGATGtcttctggtgttgaactcgCAACCCTCTGGTGATTGTAACGTCCTCACAGGGTGAGAAACATTAAATGGAGAGTTTGTTCAGATGTCTTGTGGTGTTGCTCTTCAATACAGACGCgtctctcatcatctctctACAAACAAGGAACTGAGGTGTGGCTGAGCTCTTACTCAGAAACACTTCTTTATCAGTTAGGGTCAGTAAAGATACCTGCAACGGTGTCTGTTGTTTACCTGCACACTGTccctcaaagagacacgtagCAGCCAGAGAGGGACTCaggactgcaaagagacacaaaatgactaaaaagagacacaagatgacgacaaagagacacacaattactacaaagacacacaaaacgaccacaaagtgactacaaagagacacaaaataagtacaaagatacacaaaacgaccacaaagtgactacaaagacacaaaatgactacaatgagacacaaaatgactacaaagagacacaaaacgactgcaaagagacacaaaatgactacaaagagacacaaaatgaccaaagagacacaaacgactacaaagagacacaaaacgaccacaaagtgactaaaagacacaaaatgactacaaagagacaaaacatgactacaaagacacaaaacgactacaaagagacacaacatgactacaaagtgaTACATAGCAGccagagagggaattatgactgcaaagagacaactcatgaccacaaagagacacaaaatgactacaaagacacaaaatgaccacaaagacacaaaatgacttcaaagagacacaacatgactagaaagacacaacatgcctacaaagagacacaacaactatccagttattattttgtgtctttttacatttcattgatTTGATAAAGCCTTTAAAAGTGTTTGCAGCTGTGAGCAGATCTCAACACGCTGCAAATAGACCAAACTGAAGAAGACATCTTACAGCGTAAACTTACAGACTTTATTTTTACGTTCTTTACaatacaggtcattcagcagagcTGCAGTGAACTACAGTCTCCTGCAGTTACACTGCTCAGCGGCTCAATggtgcagctctggtgttgaactcgcaaccttctggtgttgaactcgCAACCCTCTGGTGATTGTAACGTCCTCACAGGGTGAGAAACATTAAATGGAGAGTTTGTTCAGATGTCTTGTGGTGTTGCTCTTCAATACAGACGCgtctctcatcatctctctACAAACAAGGAACTGAGGTGTGGCTGAGCTCTTACTCAGAAACACTTCTTTATCAGTTAGGGTCAGTAAAGATACCTGCAACGGTGTCTGTTGTTTACCTGCACACTGTccctcaaagagacacgtagCAGCCAGAGAGGGACTCaggactgcaaagagacacaaagtgactacaaagagactaaaaatgactaaaaagagacacaacatgactacaaagagacacaaaacgaccacaaagtgactacaaagacacaaaatgactacaatgagacacaaaatgaccaaagagacataaacgactacaaagacacacaatggctaaaaagagacacaaaatgactacaatgagacacaaaatgactacaaagagacacaaacgactaaaaagagacacaacatgacgacaaagagacacacaattactacaaagacacacaaaacgaccacaaagtgactacaaagagacacaaaataagtacaaagagacacaaaacgaccacaaagtgactacaaagacacaaaatgactacaatgagacacaaaatgaccaaagagacataaacgactacaaagacacacaatggctaaaaagagacacaaaatgactacaatgagacacaaaatgactacaaagagacacaaacgactaaaaagagacacaacatgactacaaagtgaTACGTAGCAGccagagagggaattatgactgcatagagacacaacatgaccacaaagagacacaaaatgactacaaagaagcacaaaaagactacaaagagacacaaaatgaccacaaagacacaaaatgactagaaagagacacaacatgactacaaagacatataatgactacaaagagacacaaaacgactacaaagacacacaatgactacaaagagacacaaaatgactacaaagagacaactcatgaccacaaagagacacaaaatgactacaaagacacaaaatgaccacaaagacacaaaatgacttcaaagagacacaacatgactagaaagacacaacatgcctacaaagagacacaacaactatccagttattattttgtgtctttttacatttcattgatTTGATAAAGCCTTTAAAAGTGTTTGCAGCTGTGAGCAGATCTCAACACGCTGCAAATAGACCAAACTGAAGAAGACATCTTACAGCGTAAACTTACAGACTTTATTTTTACAGTTCTTTACaatacaggtcattcagcagagcTGCAGTGAACTACAGTCTCCTGCAGTTACACTGCTCAGCGGCTCAATggtgcagctctggtgttgaactcgcaaccttctggtgttgaactcgCAACCCTCTGGTGATTGTAACGTCCTCACAGGGTGAGAAACATTAAATGGAGAGTTTGTTCAGATGTCTTGTGGTGTTGCTCTTCAATACAGACGCgtctctcatcatctctctACAAACAAGGAACTGAGGTGTGACTGAGCTCTTACTCAGAAACACTTCTTTATCAGTTAGGGTCAGTAAAGATACCTGCAACGGTGTCTGTTGTTTACCTGCACACTGTccctcaaagagacacgtagCAGCCAGAGAGGGACTCaggactgcaaagagacacaacatgactaaaaagagacacaagatgacgacaaagagacacacaattactacaaagacacacaaaacgaccacaaagtgactacaaagagacacaaaataagtacaaagacacacaaaacgactgcaaagggacacaaaatgactacaaagagacacaaaacgactacaaagagacacaaaataagtacaaagagacacaaaacgactacaaagagacacaaaataagtacaaagagacacaaaacgactacaaagagacacaaaataagtacaaagagacacaaaacgaccacaaagtgactacaaagacacaaaatgactacaatgagacacaaaatgaccaaagagacataaacgactacaaagacacacaatggctaaaaagagacacaaaatgactacaatgagacacaaaatgactacaaagagacacaaacgactaaaaagagacacaacatgacgacaaagagacacacaattactacaaagacacacaaaacgaccacaaagtgactacaaagacacaaaatgactacaatgagacacaaaatgaccaaagagacataaacgactacaaagacacacaatggctaaaaagagacacaaaatgactacaatgagacacaaaatgactacaaagagacacaaacgactaaaaagagacacaacatgacgacaaagagacacacaattactacaaagacacacaaaacgaccacaaagtgactacaaagagacacaaaataagtacaaagagacacaaaacgaccacaaagtgactacaaagacacaaaacgactacaatgagacacaaaatgaccaaagagacataaacgactacaaagacacacaatggctaaaaagagacacaaaatgactacaatgagacacaaaatgactacaaagagacacaaacgactaaaaagagacacaacatgactacaaagtgaTACGTAGCAGccagagagggaattatgactgcatagagacacaacatgaccacaaagagacacaaaatgactacaaagaagcacaaaaagactacaaagagacacaaaatgaccacaaagacacaaaatgactagaaagagacacaacatgactacaaagacatataatgactacaaagagacacaaaacgactacaaagacacacaatgactacaaagagacacacaatgactacaaagagacaactcatgaccacaaagagacacaaaatgactacaaagacacaaaatgaccacaaagacacaaaatgacttcaaagagacacaacatgactagaaagacacaacatgcctacaaagagacacaacaactatccagttattattttgtgtctttttacatttcattgatTTGATAAAGCCTTTAAAGGTGTTTGCAGCTGTGAGCAGATCTCAACACGCTGCAAATAGACCAAACTGAAGAAGACATCTTACAGCGTAAACTTACAGACTTTATTTTTACGTTCTTCACaatacaggtcattcagcagagcTGCAGTGAACTACAGTCTCCTGCAGTTACACTGCTCAGCGGCTCAATGGTGCAGCTCTGGTGTGaaccttctggtgttgaactcgCAACCCTCTGGTGATTGTAACGTCCTCACAGGGTGAGAAACATTAAATGGAGAGTTTGTTCAGATGTCTTGTGGTGTTGCTCTTAAATACAGACGCgtctctcatcatctctctACAAACAAGGAACTGAGGTGTGACTGAGCTCTTACTCAGAAACACTTCTTTATCAGTTAGGGTCAGTAAAGATACCTGCAACGGTGTCTGTTGTTTACCTGCACACTGTccctcaaagagacacgtagCAGCCAGAGAGGGACTCaggactgcaaagagacacaacatgactaaaaagagacacaagatgacgacaaagagacacacaattactacaaagacacacaaaacgaccacaaagtgactacaaagagacacaaaataagtacaaagacacacaaaacgactgcaaagggacacaaaataagtacaaagagacacaaaacgaccacaaagagacacaaaataagtacaaagagacacaaaacgactacaaagagacacaaaataagtacaaagagacacaaaacgactacaaagagacacaaaataagtacaaagagacacaaaacgaccacaaagtgactacaaagacacaaaatgactacaatgagacacaaaatgaccaaagagacataaacgactacaaagacacacaatggctaaaaagagacacaaaatgactacaatgagacacaaaatgactacaaagagacacaaacgactaaaaagagacacaacatgacgacaaagagacacacaattactacaaagacacacaaaacgaccacaaagtgactacaaagagacacaaaataagtacaaagagacacaaaacgaccacaaagtgactacaaagacacaaaatgactacaatgagacacaaaatgaccaaagagacataaacgactacaaagacacacaatggctaaaaag
This window harbors:
- the LOC115023565 gene encoding ladderlectin-like, with translation MKTMYVSALVCAVMALATAAAVPEETPENGQIVKSHLVKRSTLGSGRWTEFNRRYFYYVPQLLSWAQAERNCQSLGGNLASVHSLTEYHTLQTLVLRASYKQEQTWIGGSDGEQENYWFWSDGTSFQYTNWCTGEPSRGRQNCLQMNYTVKKCWDDVECTSRLPSICAK